GCGCCGACGGCAAGTACTACGGCGTCCCGTTCTCCGCCCAGACCTTCGGGCTGTTCGTCCGCAAGGACTGGCGGGAGAAGCTCGGCCTGGCCCAGCCCACCAGCTGGGACGAACTCGACGCGCTGGCAACCGCGTTCACCACGCGGGACCCGGACGGCAACGGCAAGGCCGACACCTACGGCTACGTGGTCCCCGGCTCCACCAAGCGCGGCTACCTGGACTGGTACTTCTCCAGCTTCCTGTGGTCGGCGGGCGGCGACTACTTCGCCAAGGACGGGAAGACGCCCGCGATCGGTGACGGCTCGTCGGTCGCGGCGGCCCAGCGGCTCAAGGACCAGTTCTGCACCGCGAAGACCGTGGTGCCGGGCGCGGCGACCGCCGAGACCACCCAGGCCCACCCGCTGTTCGAGACCGGCAAGGGCGGCATCTACTTCACCGGCCCGTACAACATGGCCCGGTTCGACAAGAGCCTCGGCAAGGACAGGTACGAGGTGATCGCGCTGCCCGCCGGCCCGGGCGGCCGGAGCGTCTCGCTGGCCGAGGGGGAGAACGCGTACCTGATGGCCGGTTCGAAGAACCGCACCGGGCAGCAGAGGTACGCCGAGTTCCTGGTCTCGCCCGAGGGGCAGACGATCGGGATGGCGGGCGACACCGACGGCAACGTGGTCCGACTGCCCGTCAACAAGGGCATGGACCTGGCGGCCGTCCGCAAGGACCAGCGCTGGCTGGTCTTCGACAAGGTCTACCGCGAGGCGGGCCGGTACGTGCCGGTGGTGAAGGAGTGGACCCCGTTCCGGCAGGCCTCCGCCGAGGCGTTGAACGGGATGGTGGCCGACTGCGGCTCCGACCCCAAGGCGGTGCTCGGCAAGCTGGCGGGGACCTTCGCGGCCGAGCTGACGAAGCAGGGGGTCGGATCCTGATGTGGCTTAGGCCCTCCGCCGGTTGGGCCCGGGGCCGGCTCACCCCTTGGCTGTTCCTGGCCCCGGCGCTGGTGCTCTTCGCGCTGTTCAAGTTCCTGCCGATGTGGCGCGCGGTCGAGATGAGCTTCCACGAGGTCCGGCCGTACCTGGGCGACCGCTGGGTCGGCGGGGCCAACTACCAACAGGTGGTCACCGACGAGGCGTTCCTGAGCGCGATCGGGCACACCCTGGTGCTGGCGGTCGGTCAGACCGGCGGCTCGGTGCTGCTGGGACTGGCGCTCGCGCTGGTCCTGGAGGGCACCGCGCGGCGGCTGTGGATCGTCCGCACCGCGGTCTTCCTGCCGACCGTCACCGCGATGGCGGTGGTCGCCGAGGTCTGGCGGATCCTCTACTACCCGGCCGCCGACGGCATCGCGAACTCCCTGCTGGCCTGGGTCGGGGTCGGGCCCTCGCAGTTCCTCAACAGCCCGGACAGCGCGCTCTGGTCGGTCATGACGGTCGGCGTCTGGCGCGGTGCGCCGTACGACATGATGATCTTCCTGGCCGCGCTGGCCGGCGTGGACCGCACGCTCTACGAGGCGGCGGCCGCCGACGGCGCGGGGGTGTGGCGGCGGGTCTGGCACGTCACGCTGCCCGCCCTGCGGCCCGCCTTCGTCATCCTGCTCACCCTGGCCGCCATCCGCAGCCTGCGGGTCTTCACCGAGATCTTCCTGCTCACCAACGGCGGGCCGAACGGCTCGACCGAGGTACTGATGACGCTGATCTACCGACTCGGCCTGGAGCGTGGGGAGTTGGGCGTGGCGGCGGCCGGTTCGATGGTGCTGCTCGGGGTCTCGGTGCTGCTCACCCTGCTGGTCGGACTCAGCCGCCGCGGCAGAACCGGAAAGGCCGTGACATGAAGAACCGTCAACTCGACTCCGCACTCGGCCTGGACGCCCGGACCGGACCGCTCGCCCTGATCGGCAAGGTGGTGCTGCACGGGCTGCTGGTGCTGGTCTTCGCCGGTCCGCTGCTCGCCCTGCTGGTCAGCGCGTTCAGCCCGGTCAGCGATCCGACCCGGCTCACCCTGCTGCCGACCGACTTCACCCTGGCCAACTTCCGGGCCGCCTTCGACCGCGACGTGCTGCGCTACCTGCTCAACTCCTTCCTGGTGGTGGGCGGTGGGCTGCTGCTCCAGGTCGGGGTGAGCATCTCGGCCGGCTACGCGCTCGCTCGCAAGCGCTTCCCGGGGATGCGGCTGGTGCTGCTGCTGATCCTGTCCACCATGATGCTGCCGGAGGAGGTGCTGGCCATCCCGCTCTCACTGGTGCTCTCCGACCTCTCGCTGATCGGCAGCCTCTGGGGCATGATCGTGCCGGTCGGCGCCTGGGCCTTCTCGATCCTGGTGACCGCCGAGTTCATGAAGGAGATCCCGCTCGAACTGGAGGAGGCCGCCCGGCTGGACGGCGCAGGTGACCTGCGGATCTTCTGGTCGGTGGTGCTGCCGCTGTGCAAGCCCGCGCTCGGCGTGATCGGCATCTTCGGCTTCACCATGATCTGGGACCAGTACATGCTGCCGCTGTTGGTCGCCACCGACGCGAAGCAGTTCACCCTGCCGCTCGCCCTGCGCACCCTGCGCGCCGACGAACAGGTCGGGGTCGGCGTCCTGCTGGCCTCCGCGCTGCTCGCCCTGCTGCCCAGCGTGCTGGCCTTCCTGGCCATGCAGCGGCAGTTCATGCGCGGGCTCACCTCCGGCGCGGTCAAGGGCTGACCGGCCCTCTCAACTCACTGTTTTCCTCAGGAGATTCAATGCGCCTGCACGGCCTTCTGTCGTTCCCCCTGACCCCGTTCACCGACGACGACAAGGTGGACCTGGCCGTCTTCGCCGAGCACCTGGAGCAGCAGATCGCCGCCGGGCCCGCCGCGCTCTTCGTGGCCTGCGGCACCGGCGAGTTCACCGCCCTGGCGCTGGACGAGTACCGCGACCTGGTGGCCACCGCGGTCCGGGGCGCCGACGGCCGGCTGCCGGTGGTGGCGGGCTGCGGCGGTGGCCCCCGGATGGCCCGAGACTTCGCCGTCGCCGCCGCCGAGTGCGGCGCGGACGGCCTGCTCCTGCTGCCGCCCTACCTGGTCACCTCCACGCCCGGCGGGCTGGTCGAGCACGTCCGCTACGTCGCCTCGGCGACCCCGCTGCCGGTGGTGGTCTACCAGCGCGCCAACGCCGTGCTGGACGAGGCCGCCGCGCTGGCCCTGCTCGACGTGCCGACCGTGACCGGCATCAAGGACGGCCGGGGCGACGTGGACGCGATGCTCCGGCTGGTCACCGCCGTCCGCACCAGCGGCCACCCGAGGGCCGCCGGGTTCGGCTTCCTGAACGGGCTGCCCACCGCCGAACTCTCCGTCCAGGCCTACCGGGCGATCGGCGTGGAGTGCTACTCCTCAGCCGTACTCTGCTTCGCGCCCGACCTGGCCACCGCCTTCCACCGGGCGGTCGAACGGGGCGACCACGACACCGTCCGGCTGCTGCTGGCCGAGTTCTACCTGCCGCTGGTCGCGCTGCGCGACCGGGTCCCCGGGTACGCCGTCGCGCTGGTCAAGGCCGGGGCCCGGCTGGCCGGGCTCGCGGTGGGCGGTGTCCGGCCGCCGCTGGTGGACGCCTCGCCGGAACACGTCCGCGAGCTCGGCCGCATTCTGACACGCGGCCGGGCCGCGCTGGCTACGGTGGTGGAGTGATGCGCATTCAGGACGTGGTGATCACGCCGATCGCCTTCGCCGACCCGCCGCTGCTCAACTCGGCCGGGGTGCACGAGCCCTGGGCACTCCGGGCGGTGGTCGAACTGCGCTGCGGCGACGGCCTGGTGGGCCTGGGGGAGACGTACGGGGACGCCCCGCACCTGGCGTTGCTGCGCGCGGTCGCGCCGGCACTGACCGGGCTCGACCCGTTCGACACCAACGGGCTGCTGCGCCGGATCCGGGCCGTGCTCGGCGACGCGGACACCCCCGACCGGCACGGCCTGACCGGTGGCTCGACCCCGCAGAAGACCGCGCTGCGGGTGCTCAGCCCGTTCGAGGTGGCCTGTCTGGACCTGCAGGGGCAGCTGGTCGGCCGTCCGGTGGTGGACCTGCTCGGCGGCCGGGTTCGGGACGAAGTCCCGTACT
This genomic interval from Kitasatospora gansuensis contains the following:
- a CDS encoding 5-dehydro-4-deoxyglucarate dehydratase, with protein sequence MRLHGLLSFPLTPFTDDDKVDLAVFAEHLEQQIAAGPAALFVACGTGEFTALALDEYRDLVATAVRGADGRLPVVAGCGGGPRMARDFAVAAAECGADGLLLLPPYLVTSTPGGLVEHVRYVASATPLPVVVYQRANAVLDEAAALALLDVPTVTGIKDGRGDVDAMLRLVTAVRTSGHPRAAGFGFLNGLPTAELSVQAYRAIGVECYSSAVLCFAPDLATAFHRAVERGDHDTVRLLLAEFYLPLVALRDRVPGYAVALVKAGARLAGLAVGGVRPPLVDASPEHVRELGRILTRGRAALATVVE
- a CDS encoding sugar ABC transporter substrate-binding protein, with amino-acid sequence MLRRSASILSAALAAVVALTTLTACGSGDSQGAADDKAPLEIWVRKPPGSNTEKTHQQLAAKFTELTGVPAHVTALFDDFETKLQQAAAQKKLPDLIVNDTAQLGTLVKQGLVREVDRPGTKGGDQLIPASWDAAKGADGKYYGVPFSAQTFGLFVRKDWREKLGLAQPTSWDELDALATAFTTRDPDGNGKADTYGYVVPGSTKRGYLDWYFSSFLWSAGGDYFAKDGKTPAIGDGSSVAAAQRLKDQFCTAKTVVPGAATAETTQAHPLFETGKGGIYFTGPYNMARFDKSLGKDRYEVIALPAGPGGRSVSLAEGENAYLMAGSKNRTGQQRYAEFLVSPEGQTIGMAGDTDGNVVRLPVNKGMDLAAVRKDQRWLVFDKVYREAGRYVPVVKEWTPFRQASAEALNGMVADCGSDPKAVLGKLAGTFAAELTKQGVGS
- a CDS encoding carbohydrate ABC transporter permease; its protein translation is MWLRPSAGWARGRLTPWLFLAPALVLFALFKFLPMWRAVEMSFHEVRPYLGDRWVGGANYQQVVTDEAFLSAIGHTLVLAVGQTGGSVLLGLALALVLEGTARRLWIVRTAVFLPTVTAMAVVAEVWRILYYPAADGIANSLLAWVGVGPSQFLNSPDSALWSVMTVGVWRGAPYDMMIFLAALAGVDRTLYEAAAADGAGVWRRVWHVTLPALRPAFVILLTLAAIRSLRVFTEIFLLTNGGPNGSTEVLMTLIYRLGLERGELGVAAAGSMVLLGVSVLLTLLVGLSRRGRTGKAVT
- a CDS encoding carbohydrate ABC transporter permease, which encodes MKNRQLDSALGLDARTGPLALIGKVVLHGLLVLVFAGPLLALLVSAFSPVSDPTRLTLLPTDFTLANFRAAFDRDVLRYLLNSFLVVGGGLLLQVGVSISAGYALARKRFPGMRLVLLLILSTMMLPEEVLAIPLSLVLSDLSLIGSLWGMIVPVGAWAFSILVTAEFMKEIPLELEEAARLDGAGDLRIFWSVVLPLCKPALGVIGIFGFTMIWDQYMLPLLVATDAKQFTLPLALRTLRADEQVGVGVLLASALLALLPSVLAFLAMQRQFMRGLTSGAVKG